AGTTGGGCGCTGACTTCCCCGCCACCGCCGTTGTTCGGTGGATATCGAGGTGTTACAATCCCGACACGCATCACTGTCCACCCCCACCAGACGCATTCTCGGATTTGTATCTGATCACTGTGTCTCCATTCGCATAGATAACGCTATCAGTGGAGTTTGAATCCGGCAAGAGGAACACGTACGTATGGCCTCCAATACCCTGTCCAGTCGTGTCCCGTATCCCAGTATTTGCGGCTGTTTCCGTATACCCGTATCTGTAACCGGGCTGTACTTCTGAAGTATTTAGTGCCGCAGTCGTTCTTGATTGTGACTCGTACGGTACCTCCGTACTTGGTGCCATTGTGCGCAACATCGTTTCGGGATCTCCCTCGTACATATCGGTCCACTCTTCACCCGCGTTCAACTGGTTTGTGTCATGAAGACGATTGTGCGGAACCTCATCACTAACTATCGATAGATGCGCACTTGCAACCGGCGAGGCCAGAGACATAACGGCGAAGACACAGACTATAGCGCCAATCACCTTTGGAGAGGTAAACGGGATATCCGAATGAAGGAGATACATCAGGCTTACGCCGGCGAATACGTTCAAACCGAAAATACCCAAGAGTGCGTAAAACCGCTGTGGCTGTGTGTCTCCGGCGTTGAAAACGAGGCTTATAACCATAAATATCGCTATGAATCCCATCCAGAAGATAGTGAGATCGAACTCCCAGTTGGACTGCCGAATCGCGATTGCCGCCCCTAATACTCCCAGTCCGAACAACATCGCTTGCCCGGATGTTGCTGCCAAGAGCATCTCCAACGGGAGTTCAGAGTACCGTCCTGCTCCTCCTGTCCCTCCACCAGCCCCGGATTCAGATCCCACAAGAAATATCGACGCTATTAGACCTGCAACCCGTCCAGTTAGATCGCCGCTGTGAATGGGATTTCCGAAGATTCCCAGACTATACGCGGCAACGAACACCACTGTCGGCCCGGTATGAAACGTTGGGCGGCTCTCTTGGTAGATATACTGCGTAAGAATCACGAATATCGTGATCGCGATGACGAAAAGAAGGGCAGCACCAGCGCTGAACTGGTGTCCGAATATCAGTGCAGGACCGATGACAATCCCAATGATCGCCCATAGACGTCGTCGCTGGGGTGACACCGTCGTATACAGAAGTATACAAACCATCCCTAACAGCAGCGTGAGTGCGTAAAAGAAGCTGAGTTTGCTTGGGTGAAACCCCCGTCCTAGCGTCCAGCTCATACATCCGAAGAACAGTGCAGCGTAGAGTACGACCTGACTCGACATTGATGGGAACGCCATGTCTAAGACGGAGATAACGAGGATCGTACCGGTGAGAAGCAGTACTGTCAGTAAGAAATACCCCATTCGGGGTGACAGACCAGTAACCAGTATCGATTCGGTTGCATAGACTAAGTGTCCGAGATAGATGGTTAAACCATCAATCACGCCGTCGTTCAGTGCATCCCGAATCGCTGGAAGATAGGTTGATCGTGTGTCTGCTTGATTCATCCCCGCAGGGAACGCTAGCTGGACGCTCCAGTACATGAAAAACAAGAGCACAAGGATTTGTGGAACAACCCGCTGTTTTCGCGCACCAGTCGCGATTTCATAGGCGATATATCCCGCAAAGCCTCCGAAAATCACATAGTGTGCTAACGGCCGTTCGTAGAGTACGATTCGATATATGAGAAATGTAGAAAAAACGTATAGACCTGTAATAATCCCTGAGATTCGGTAATTCGGTGGGGACAGCTCTGCGTCTGTAGTTCCCGGATGCAGGATGTGCAGAATGAGGATCGCAAGCAGTCCACCCACTGCTGCTCCGAGAATGGGACCGAGCAGTGATCTGTATTCTATCGTGATAAACAGATAAAGCAAAGCCAGCCCTAAGATGGCAACTGGTAATGATGCGTAGTGTCGAACGCTCTTCTCAATTTTCGTCAGTGTGCCATTCATAACGTGTGTCTCATGAAACCAGACTCATTATATCAATAGTACAAAGTATTATACTTCGCATCAATTACTCTCTCTGTTTATACGATATTTAGGCTATCTTCATATAACTCTTCCACATCCTCTACAACTGTCTCCCAAGAGGTGTTGACAGCCTTCGTGCGAGCCTTTTGTGCCATTCTGGCTCGTTTCTCCGTACTCGTCGCCAGTGAACGAATCGCTTCTGTGAACTGTTCAACGCTCCTCTCTACTTTGTACCCCGTTTCTCCATCGTCAATGACAGTCGGGATCCCTCCTTGATCCGTTCCAATGACAGGCGTTCCACAGGCCATGGCTTCGAGCAGAACCAGTCCAAACCCTTCGTATCGAGACGGAAGTACGAACACGTCTGCCGACGAGTACAGACTCGGTAGTTCGTCATCGGGAACGTAGCCGAGGAACTGAATTTGCCCTTCGATTCCTAGCTCCTGTGCGAGATCACGCAGATGGTCCTCGTGACGCCCTGTTCCTGCGATCAGCAGCTCGATTGTCGAATCGTCCACCTGCGCTACGGCCTGAAGTGCCAGATCGAGCCCTTTCCGGGCTCCCAACCGGCCCACATAGAGCAGTGTCGTCCGCTCCGGATGTACGTCTGGATGCGCTTTCTCGCGTGGGTAGAATCGATCAACGTCGACGCCATGTGGAACCATTTGGACGTGGTCGGCGTCGAACCGGTATCGTTTCACTAACTCGTCTGCCGCATGGTCGCTGATAGCGACGATTTCGTCTGCCCCACGGCCGGCAACGAAGTCCATCACGACGTTCATCGGATGAAAGAAGTATTTCAGCAGGTAGTCCGCAGGTGTTTCCAGTGCAACCGACTTCGTCTCTCCGATAGAGGTCCCGTGACTCGTCAAAACGACAGGTGTCTCAATATCGTTCAGCGGCGTTACCGCGATCGTTGAGGCAGGCATGAGCGTCCCGTGGACGATATCGTACTGGTCGAAGTCGATCTGTCGTCGCGCCTGAAAGCTGAACCAAAGCGTCTCGAACGTGACGAGCTTTTTCCGAGCCTTGGCGATCCGGTAGACGGTGACATTCTCATGGAGGTCGACGGTGTCGTTTATACTCTCGATCCATTGGGTGTATACATCGACCCGGTGACCGCGCTCTGCAAGTCCATTTGCCAGTTCGTAGGCGTACGTCTCGGCACCGCCAACACCGGGTGGAAACTGCTTTGAAATGAGACAGACGTTCAGCGTGTCGTCGCTCATTCCTTGTACCCGAGTGCTTCGAGTCGACGATCGATCTCCTCGTCTACCTCGTCGTCGTCCGTCGTCTCCTCCCCGCTTTCCGTTTCAATGCGTGTCTGGATGTGCGATTCAAGGCGTTCACGAAGCATTCGGGACGTACAGTCAGTAAATTCAAGCGCGTCGGTATCCCGATTTCGCTCGCAGAAACACGCCCCCTCCTGTGATCGTAGCGCGTACCGCCGGAGGTGGGCGTGTTCGTTCTCACCACGAGCCTGTTGGTAGACAGTTCGATCCTCGTCGGCAATATCGATCAGCGACGAACCCTCACGGGCCTGCTCGATACCGGCTGCTGACTCGATCGTCGCGACGATATCCACCGTGCTCGTCGGTGTCGTTATCTCTTGGTTGGCACCACCAGGGGGGCGGACCAAAAGCGGGACGTGGGTGATCTCGTCGTGGAGATATCGCGGGTGTTCGTAGTAGTCGTGTTCGCCAAAGGCATCGCCGTGATCCGCCGTGAATACGAGTAGCGATCGCTCGAGGAGGTCTCTGTTCCGAAGCTCTTCGAGAAGCCAGCCGATTTGGGCGTCGTTATAGCGGATCTCTGCGTCGTAGAGATCGATCAATAAATCCTGTTCGTCGCCGGTGATTGAATTTGGGTTTTTGATCGCTCGCCGGTACAGGTTTTGGGCCTCCCGACCGCTCAGCTCTTCGTCGGTGTACAGTGTCGCGTACTTGCTTGGGGGCTCATAGGGACCGTGGGTATCCATATAGTGTGCCCAGAGGAAAAACGGCTCGTCGTCCAGCGAATCGAGCCACGAGAGTGCTCGCCCGTTGATCTCTGGGGCACGCGCATAGTGGCGGTTTCGAAGCTTATCGAGGGCGCGCTGGGCGAGCGCGATGAGTTTGTGCTGTCCTAAATGGAGATCGTCGTCGAACTCGTCGAATCCGTCGTCGAACCCGTATGCCCGTGAGACGAACGGGTTCGAATGGAATCCGCCGGTCGCAACCCCTTCCTGAGAGAGCGTCGAGGCAACCGTCTCAGTCGCGAGGCGGTAGTTCGAATCGATCGCCACATCAGGCAGTTCTCCGGTCAATAGTGCAGGTACTGCCTCGCGTGTGTGTGAACTCGCACTATATGTGTTCGTGAATCGGATCGATTCTTGCGCGAGCTCGTCGAGAATCGGCGATGTATCTCGCTGATAGCCGTAACACGAGAGGTGATCCGCTCGCAACGCATCCGCCGAGAGGAGGATTACGTTCTCCCAGTCAGTCATTACTCATAGCCAGTCAGCGAAGTATGATATAGTTTTGTTCTCTCCGTGCTATGGCTATATATGTAAACATATCTACTGAAAATATTGCACCGGTATAGCTCACTCCCGTTCAGATCGGAATATTATTACAGAGACCCCTCAATCGAACCATACAATGCGAATCGCTTTTCTTACGAACGTCGTTTACCCCTTCGTTACTGGTGGTGCAGAAAAACGGATCCATGAGATCGGTTCTCGGCTCGCGTCTGATGGTCACGAGATAACCGTCTACGGACGGCATTTCTGGGACGGTCCTGAGGTAATTTCCCACGAGGGTATGACTCTTCGAGCCGTCGCACCAAGTGCAGAGCTCTACACCGATGATCGGCGATCGATCCCGGAAGCAATCGATTTCGCTGCGCGGGCAGTCAGGCCGCTTCGTCACCAGCTTGCCCGTCATCGACACGACCTCATCGACGTCTCTGCGTTTCCGTATTTTCCGATCTTCTCAGCTAGTCTTGCACGTATCGGCACCGACACACCGGTGGTGACGACGTGGCACGAGATTTGGCTGGACTACTGGGAGGAGTATCTCGGTATGCTCGCCCCGTTCGGAAAGGCGGTTGAGCGCGTTACTGCTCGTATGCCCCAACACCCGGTCGCAGTTTCAGGAATTACGGCCGATCGGCTCGCCGAAATCGGCCCTGCTCGTGAATCGATCGATGTCGTCCCCAACGGAATCGATATCGACCAGATTCAACACGCATCCCTTCCCCAAGAGCAGGCCTCGTTTGACGTCCTGTTCGCAGGACGTCTCATCGACGATAAGAACGTCTCGTTGCTTTTAGATGCATTCGACAAGGTCGCTGACGCGCACGATGCGACACTCGGCATTATTGGTGAGGGGCCAGAGCTGGATCGACTCGAAGCGCAAGCCGAACGGTTAGCACACTCTAATCGTATTACCTTCCTGGGCTTCCTCGAGGAGTACGAAGAGGTCCTCGGACAGATGCGTGCTGCGAAGGTGTTTGCCTCCCCATCGACCCGGGAGGGCTTCGGAATCACATTTGCCGAAGCAATGGCCGCCGACTGTACTGTCATTGCGGCCGATCACCCCGAGTCCGCTGCCAGTGAGGTAATCGGCGACGCGGGTTACGTCGTCGAGCCGACTGCCGAGGCAATCGCCAGTGCGCTCGAACGTGCACTTTCGGGCGAACGTCCGCCCATCGAGCCGACCGAGCGCGCAAAACAGTATGACTGGGATCGGGTCGCAGAACAAGCCGAAACGGTCTATCGACGGGCGATAGAGACGAATAGATAAGAGGACATTACGGCCACTTGTATTTATCTAGGAGTACAGTTGTTCTCCTAAACCACGACGGTTATAATATAGTTGAATATCTACTCGACCTATGAGACCTGATCCTCGTGACGGCCTCGCAGCATACACATACCTTTGGCGCGTACTGACATCGCGTATTCCCTATGGGAAGTCTGTTTTCAGCGAGAAGTGGGATCTACTCGTTATTCTCGATGCGTGCCGTGTCGACGCCCTTCAAGAAGTCAAAGACGAGTATTCGTTCATCAGCTCGGTAGACTCGATCCGATCCCGAGGAAGCACATCGAAAGAATGGATCGACAACACGTTCACTACCACGTACC
This is a stretch of genomic DNA from Halalkalicoccus subterraneus. It encodes these proteins:
- a CDS encoding glycosyltransferase family 4 protein, translating into MSDDTLNVCLISKQFPPGVGGAETYAYELANGLAERGHRVDVYTQWIESINDTVDLHENVTVYRIAKARKKLVTFETLWFSFQARRQIDFDQYDIVHGTLMPASTIAVTPLNDIETPVVLTSHGTSIGETKSVALETPADYLLKYFFHPMNVVMDFVAGRGADEIVAISDHAADELVKRYRFDADHVQMVPHGVDVDRFYPREKAHPDVHPERTTLLYVGRLGARKGLDLALQAVAQVDDSTIELLIAGTGRHEDHLRDLAQELGIEGQIQFLGYVPDDELPSLYSSADVFVLPSRYEGFGLVLLEAMACGTPVIGTDQGGIPTVIDDGETGYKVERSVEQFTEAIRSLATSTEKRARMAQKARTKAVNTSWETVVEDVEELYEDSLNIV
- a CDS encoding sulfatase — encoded protein: MTDWENVILLSADALRADHLSCYGYQRDTSPILDELAQESIRFTNTYSASSHTREAVPALLTGELPDVAIDSNYRLATETVASTLSQEGVATGGFHSNPFVSRAYGFDDGFDEFDDDLHLGQHKLIALAQRALDKLRNRHYARAPEINGRALSWLDSLDDEPFFLWAHYMDTHGPYEPPSKYATLYTDEELSGREAQNLYRRAIKNPNSITGDEQDLLIDLYDAEIRYNDAQIGWLLEELRNRDLLERSLLVFTADHGDAFGEHDYYEHPRYLHDEITHVPLLVRPPGGANQEITTPTSTVDIVATIESAAGIEQAREGSSLIDIADEDRTVYQQARGENEHAHLRRYALRSQEGACFCERNRDTDALEFTDCTSRMLRERLESHIQTRIETESGEETTDDDEVDEEIDRRLEALGYKE
- a CDS encoding glycosyltransferase family 4 protein; protein product: MRIAFLTNVVYPFVTGGAEKRIHEIGSRLASDGHEITVYGRHFWDGPEVISHEGMTLRAVAPSAELYTDDRRSIPEAIDFAARAVRPLRHQLARHRHDLIDVSAFPYFPIFSASLARIGTDTPVVTTWHEIWLDYWEEYLGMLAPFGKAVERVTARMPQHPVAVSGITADRLAEIGPARESIDVVPNGIDIDQIQHASLPQEQASFDVLFAGRLIDDKNVSLLLDAFDKVADAHDATLGIIGEGPELDRLEAQAERLAHSNRITFLGFLEEYEEVLGQMRAAKVFASPSTREGFGITFAEAMAADCTVIAADHPESAASEVIGDAGYVVEPTAEAIASALERALSGERPPIEPTERAKQYDWDRVAEQAETVYRRAIETNR